In one window of Frigoriglobus tundricola DNA:
- a CDS encoding DUF1559 family PulG-like putative transporter — MKPRSPLRLRLLQGALVVVLVGVVVARPGVPVAAQPVGAGAATPLPAELRYVPADAALFLYADASGLWTGPLAQSLRTANKVLFNRAEDAAKPFGVKPEDLKSVAVFVPKLKGSGDEGQLGIVLRFQKAFDKEKLTAGVRGASPQGAKVQVLAPSDTLAVVLVGLGDAYAKPQAVDADGPLTGALRAAGSGRHVLVAGATLANLPDELQRDNLPAEVRAFQPLFQSQAVTATVTLGKALEVSVRARAKREGLTADAEKALGALATLITEQLDRELPDLEKDAAGDAGLKDLVTVYKAALGAVKGAKFASEGADAHLTASLPLGNLPLVSAYQSAATRLNRVRGAAAAARSTNNLKQIGIAMHNYADTNGSMPPAAVCDKKGKPQLSWRVLILPYLEQGALYKEFKLDEPWDSAHNKKLLAKMPITYALPGAEPGTTETHYRVFVGNDAGFDWVVGAKFPAAFPDGTSNTIMCVTAATAVPWTKPDELEFDPEKDMGKLIGCEPGGRALVAMFDGSVRAFKKLPSKATLNGAITKSGGEVLGADF; from the coding sequence ATGAAACCTCGATCACCTCTTCGGTTGCGGCTCCTTCAGGGAGCGCTGGTCGTGGTCCTCGTGGGTGTCGTGGTCGCCCGGCCCGGCGTTCCGGTCGCGGCACAGCCGGTCGGTGCGGGTGCGGCGACCCCGCTGCCGGCGGAACTGCGCTACGTACCGGCGGACGCGGCCCTGTTCCTGTACGCGGACGCGTCCGGGCTGTGGACCGGCCCGCTGGCCCAGTCGCTGCGGACCGCGAACAAGGTGCTGTTCAACCGGGCGGAGGACGCGGCCAAGCCGTTCGGTGTGAAGCCCGAGGACCTGAAGAGTGTGGCCGTGTTCGTGCCCAAGCTCAAGGGCTCCGGTGATGAGGGGCAGTTGGGCATCGTGCTCCGGTTCCAGAAGGCGTTCGACAAGGAGAAGCTTACGGCGGGCGTGAGGGGCGCGAGCCCGCAGGGCGCCAAGGTGCAGGTGCTGGCACCGTCGGACACGTTGGCGGTGGTGCTGGTGGGTTTGGGCGACGCGTACGCCAAGCCGCAGGCCGTGGACGCGGACGGGCCGCTGACGGGTGCCCTTCGTGCGGCGGGCTCGGGGCGTCACGTGCTGGTGGCGGGCGCCACGCTCGCCAACCTGCCGGACGAGTTGCAGAGGGACAACCTGCCGGCCGAGGTGCGTGCGTTCCAGCCCCTGTTTCAGTCTCAGGCGGTGACGGCGACGGTGACACTGGGCAAGGCGCTGGAGGTGAGCGTGCGGGCCCGGGCCAAGCGCGAGGGGCTGACGGCGGACGCCGAGAAGGCGCTGGGCGCGCTGGCGACGCTCATCACCGAGCAGTTGGACCGGGAACTGCCGGACCTGGAAAAGGACGCGGCCGGGGACGCGGGCCTGAAGGACCTGGTGACGGTATACAAGGCGGCTCTGGGTGCGGTGAAGGGGGCGAAATTCGCTTCGGAGGGGGCGGACGCGCACCTGACGGCGTCACTGCCGTTGGGGAACCTGCCGCTGGTGTCGGCTTACCAGAGCGCCGCCACCCGTCTCAATCGTGTCCGGGGTGCCGCGGCGGCCGCGCGATCGACTAACAACCTGAAGCAGATCGGCATCGCCATGCACAACTACGCCGACACGAACGGGAGCATGCCCCCGGCGGCGGTGTGCGACAAAAAGGGTAAGCCGCAGTTGAGCTGGAGGGTGCTGATCCTGCCGTACCTCGAGCAGGGCGCGCTGTACAAGGAGTTCAAGCTGGACGAGCCGTGGGACAGCGCGCACAACAAGAAGCTGCTCGCCAAAATGCCGATCACGTACGCCCTGCCGGGGGCCGAGCCGGGCACGACCGAGACCCATTACCGCGTGTTCGTCGGCAACGACGCCGGGTTCGATTGGGTCGTGGGTGCGAAGTTCCCGGCCGCGTTCCCCGACGGGACGTCGAACACGATCATGTGCGTGACCGCGGCGACCGCAGTGCCGTGGACCAAGCCGGACGAACTCGAGTTCGACCCCGAAAAAGACATGGGCAAGCTCATCGGCTGCGAGCCGGGCGGCCGGGCACTCGTTGCGATGTTCGATGGCTCCGTCCGCGCGTTCAAGAAGCTGCCCTCGAAGGCCACGCTCAACGGCGCAATCACCAAAAGCGGTGGCGAGGTGCTCGGCGCCGATTTCTAG
- a CDS encoding prenyltransferase/squalene oxidase repeat-containing protein: MRFALLVLPLLVAPLAATDYPKPAPTKATEPLAKPFSAARAAEYLDAVGVNWTRNHQCVTCHTNMPYLAARPLLKGDEGWKEVRAFLEKDVASWSAGKKPKGDAYVVVTAFALSFNDAQQTGKLHAATRAALDRMWDVQTKTGAWNWLKCDWPPLEHDDYYGAVLGALAVGYAPGDYATTERAKAGAEKLKAYLKKTPAPDLHHTAMLLWASTKLDGLMSGDEQKTAVERLIAKQRKDGGWCLPALGDYKRRDDPDTPNDPNAESDGYGTGFVTFVLLRAGVKPTDPAVANGVKWMKANQRESGRWYTRSLNNDKAHHIADAGTAFCVLALNEAGENVSK, encoded by the coding sequence ATGCGATTCGCGCTCCTCGTCCTCCCCCTCCTCGTGGCGCCGCTCGCGGCCACGGACTACCCGAAACCGGCGCCGACGAAGGCCACGGAACCGCTCGCCAAACCGTTCTCCGCGGCCCGGGCCGCCGAGTACCTCGACGCCGTCGGCGTCAACTGGACCCGCAACCACCAGTGCGTCACCTGCCACACCAACATGCCGTACCTGGCCGCCCGGCCCCTTCTCAAAGGCGATGAGGGCTGGAAAGAGGTCCGCGCGTTCCTCGAAAAAGACGTCGCGTCCTGGTCCGCGGGCAAGAAGCCCAAGGGCGACGCATATGTCGTCGTGACCGCGTTCGCCCTTTCGTTCAACGACGCCCAGCAGACCGGTAAGTTGCACGCCGCCACACGAGCCGCCCTCGACCGGATGTGGGACGTGCAGACCAAAACCGGTGCGTGGAACTGGCTCAAGTGCGACTGGCCGCCCCTCGAGCACGACGACTACTACGGGGCCGTACTCGGGGCACTGGCCGTCGGGTACGCGCCGGGTGATTACGCGACCACCGAAAGGGCCAAGGCGGGGGCCGAAAAATTGAAGGCGTACCTCAAGAAAACGCCGGCCCCGGACCTGCACCACACGGCGATGCTGCTGTGGGCCTCGACCAAGTTGGACGGTCTGATGAGCGGGGACGAACAGAAGACGGCGGTGGAGCGGTTGATCGCGAAGCAGCGCAAGGACGGCGGCTGGTGCCTCCCGGCGCTGGGCGACTACAAGCGCCGCGACGACCCGGACACGCCGAACGACCCGAACGCGGAGAGCGACGGCTACGGGACCGGGTTCGTCACCTTCGTACTCCTGCGGGCCGGCGTGAAGCCGACCGACCCGGCGGTGGCGAACGGCGTGAAGTGGATGAAGGCGAACCAGCGCGAGAGCGGCCGGTGGTACACGCGCTCGCTGAACAACGACAAGGCCCACCACATCGCTGACGCGGGCACCGCGTTCTGCGTCCTGGCTCTGAACGAAGCGGGCGAGAACGTGAGCAAGTGA
- a CDS encoding RNA polymerase sigma factor — MTVTECVLPRIAAGDPAAVTDCIARYGGLVWALARRFLGNSPDVEDAVQDVFIELWKNAARFDPVRSSEATYITMIARRRLIDRKRKAGRAPAQQALPDEPVGPPQGRVRIEVEEEAAKAAAVLGELRDDEQRVIRMAVYEGLTHEEIAAATGFPVGTVKTHIRRGLIRVRERLSAGEGVK; from the coding sequence GTGACCGTGACCGAGTGTGTACTCCCGCGGATCGCGGCCGGCGATCCGGCGGCGGTGACCGACTGCATCGCCCGCTACGGAGGGCTGGTGTGGGCGCTCGCGCGCCGTTTCCTCGGTAACTCCCCCGACGTCGAAGACGCGGTCCAGGACGTGTTCATCGAGTTGTGGAAGAACGCGGCCCGCTTCGACCCCGTCCGCTCCTCCGAAGCGACGTACATCACCATGATCGCCCGCCGCCGGCTCATCGACCGCAAGCGCAAGGCCGGCCGGGCGCCCGCCCAACAGGCGCTGCCCGACGAGCCGGTCGGCCCCCCGCAGGGGCGGGTCCGGATCGAAGTCGAAGAAGAAGCCGCCAAGGCGGCGGCCGTACTGGGCGAGTTGCGGGACGACGAGCAGCGAGTGATCCGGATGGCCGTGTACGAGGGGTTGACGCACGAGGAGATCGCCGCCGCGACCGGGTTCCCGGTCGGCACGGTGAAGACGCACATCCGCCGCGGGCTGATTCGCGTACGTGAACGGCTGTCGGCCGGGGAGGGGGTGAAATGA
- a CDS encoding DUF1559 family PulG-like putative transporter, with amino-acid sequence MNRSSWSYLVSGCVLVLLGGAVASQPGGPVPPAPVRADAPLPAELRYVPHDAGLFLHADAHALWTGELAKSFRTANRSLFDKAEEAGKAFGVSPDDVKRVALFFPKIKGPRDDEHLGIVLTFNKPLDKDKFTAGVMGTFPKGTKVKVLTPSDTLAVVLVGLGDEYAKPQPADADGPLTGAIRAAASGKHTLVAGATLANLPDELQRDDLPAQVRAFQPLLKAEALTATVTLGKALDLAVRVRTKREGLAADAEKALGALATLVTEQLDRELPDLEKDAAKDAGLKDLVTVYKAVLGAAKGAKFGADGAEARFTATLSLTDLPITAAFLAGTTRVTGTAAARQSANNLKQIALAMHNYEASYNFFPPAAVCDKKGKPQLSWRVLILPFIEQDALYKEFKLDEPWDSAHNKKLLAKMPRVYALPGSKAGATETHYRVFVGNGAGFDWITGGKITGVTDGTSNTIMCVTAATAVPWTKPDELEFDPEKDMGKLLGFLAADTTQIAMFDGSVRTLKKLPSKATLNAAITKNGGEVLGDDF; translated from the coding sequence GTGAACCGTTCGTCGTGGTCCTACCTCGTGTCGGGTTGCGTGCTCGTGCTCCTCGGGGGAGCCGTGGCCAGCCAGCCGGGCGGTCCCGTCCCACCCGCTCCGGTGCGGGCCGACGCCCCGCTGCCCGCCGAACTCCGGTACGTGCCGCACGACGCCGGCCTGTTCCTGCACGCCGACGCGCACGCCCTGTGGACCGGTGAACTGGCCAAGTCGTTCCGCACGGCCAACAGGAGCCTGTTCGACAAGGCCGAAGAGGCCGGCAAGGCGTTCGGTGTGAGCCCCGACGACGTCAAGCGGGTCGCGCTCTTCTTCCCCAAGATCAAGGGTCCCCGGGACGACGAGCACCTCGGCATCGTCCTCACCTTCAACAAGCCTCTCGACAAGGACAAATTCACGGCCGGTGTCATGGGCACGTTCCCAAAGGGCACCAAGGTGAAGGTGCTGACGCCGTCCGACACGCTCGCGGTGGTGCTGGTGGGTCTGGGGGACGAGTACGCCAAGCCGCAACCGGCCGACGCGGACGGGCCGCTGACGGGTGCCATCCGCGCCGCCGCCTCGGGCAAGCACACGCTCGTCGCCGGGGCCACGCTCGCCAACCTGCCGGACGAGTTGCAGAGGGACGACTTGCCGGCCCAGGTGCGTGCGTTCCAGCCGCTGCTCAAGGCCGAGGCGCTCACGGCCACCGTGACCCTGGGCAAGGCGCTCGACCTCGCCGTGCGGGTGCGGACCAAGCGCGAGGGGCTGGCGGCGGACGCCGAGAAGGCGCTGGGCGCGCTGGCGACCCTCGTCACCGAGCAGTTGGACCGGGAGCTGCCGGACCTGGAAAAGGACGCGGCCAAGGACGCGGGCCTGAAGGACCTTGTCACCGTGTACAAAGCGGTGCTGGGGGCGGCGAAGGGGGCGAAATTTGGGGCGGACGGCGCCGAGGCGCGGTTCACCGCGACGCTCTCTCTGACCGATCTACCCATCACCGCCGCTTTTCTCGCCGGCACCACCCGCGTCACCGGAACGGCGGCTGCCCGACAGTCGGCCAACAACCTCAAGCAGATTGCACTCGCCATGCATAACTACGAGGCCTCTTATAACTTCTTCCCGCCGGCGGCGGTGTGCGACAAGAAGGGCAAGCCGCAGTTGAGCTGGCGGGTGCTGATCCTGCCGTTCATCGAGCAGGACGCGCTATATAAGGAGTTCAAGCTGGACGAGCCGTGGGACAGCGCGCACAACAAGAAGCTGCTCGCCAAAATGCCCAGGGTCTACGCCCTTCCGGGTTCCAAGGCGGGCGCGACCGAGACCCATTACCGCGTGTTCGTCGGCAACGGCGCCGGATTCGACTGGATCACGGGCGGGAAAATCACGGGCGTCACCGACGGGACGTCGAACACGATCATGTGCGTGACCGCGGCGACCGCGGTGCCGTGGACCAAGCCGGACGAACTCGAGTTCGACCCCGAAAAAGACATGGGCAAACTGCTCGGCTTCCTCGCCGCTGATACGACGCAGATCGCAATGTTCGACGGCTCCGTCCGCACACTCAAGAAGTTGCCCTCGAAGGCGACGCTCAACGCCGCGATCACCAAGAACGGCGGTGAGGTTCTCGGGGACGATTTCTAG
- a CDS encoding O-antigen ligase domain-containing protein: MADFTPILVVIWVVVMLGVFPSFTPHRGILFIVLGGTLFLPQLRAEIALGPLHFNKFHAISYAALFSALMYDSERVLSWRPQWFDTAALIWCLCPLPSVMTNDPPPDGSSSLRDAFAQTWGQIASYGIPYLLGRVYFTERAKLRDLALGVVLAAAVYAPLCLYEARMSPQLHARVFGYAQHDFAQTIRFGGYRPMVFLPHGLAVAMFMTSGTLIACWMWWSGGLRSPVGEGGEVNKRLEVLPFLLGPTTVMLKSTGALGLGLVGGAVLVLGRLTGLRVWLVALALLPPVYVAVRATGTWSGESLVTAVGENIEEDRARSLEFRFINEDLLVAKALERPLFGWGGWGRNRVYDEETGGDSSTTDGLWIIVLGDRGLVGLIALGGVLLIPVVRFAYLFPAATWSTRSVAPVAACAVVVALWTIDCLPNGMVLPIYVMMAGAISGADPAEFAEPDGEPQPRSH, encoded by the coding sequence ATGGCCGACTTTACACCAATTCTGGTTGTTATTTGGGTGGTCGTGATGCTCGGGGTGTTCCCGTCCTTCACTCCCCACCGGGGCATTCTCTTTATCGTGCTCGGCGGCACGCTCTTTCTGCCCCAACTCCGCGCGGAAATTGCCCTCGGACCGCTCCACTTCAACAAGTTCCACGCGATCAGCTATGCGGCCCTGTTCAGTGCCCTGATGTACGACTCGGAACGTGTGCTGTCGTGGCGCCCCCAGTGGTTCGATACGGCGGCGCTGATTTGGTGCCTGTGTCCGTTGCCGTCCGTGATGACCAACGACCCGCCCCCGGACGGGAGTTCGTCCCTGCGGGACGCGTTCGCCCAAACGTGGGGCCAAATCGCGAGTTATGGAATCCCCTACCTGCTCGGGCGGGTTTACTTCACGGAACGTGCGAAGCTGCGTGATCTCGCGCTGGGGGTGGTTCTGGCCGCCGCCGTTTACGCCCCGCTGTGCCTTTACGAAGCGCGAATGAGTCCGCAACTGCATGCCCGGGTTTTTGGTTACGCCCAGCACGACTTCGCCCAGACGATCCGGTTCGGCGGGTACCGGCCGATGGTGTTCCTGCCGCACGGTCTGGCGGTCGCCATGTTTATGACGTCGGGCACCCTGATCGCGTGCTGGATGTGGTGGTCCGGAGGGCTCCGATCGCCGGTCGGGGAGGGAGGGGAAGTTAACAAGCGCCTCGAGGTCCTCCCGTTCCTCCTCGGTCCGACGACCGTTATGCTGAAATCGACCGGGGCACTCGGGCTCGGGCTCGTGGGCGGCGCGGTTCTCGTTCTCGGGCGTCTCACCGGCTTGCGCGTTTGGCTCGTCGCTCTGGCGCTACTACCGCCGGTCTACGTGGCCGTCCGGGCGACGGGGACCTGGAGCGGCGAATCGCTGGTGACCGCCGTTGGCGAAAACATCGAAGAGGACCGCGCGCGGTCGCTGGAGTTCCGGTTCATCAACGAAGACCTCCTCGTGGCGAAGGCCCTCGAGCGCCCCCTGTTCGGCTGGGGCGGGTGGGGGCGCAACCGGGTGTACGATGAGGAGACCGGCGGGGACTCCTCGACCACCGACGGGCTCTGGATCATCGTTCTGGGGGACCGCGGGTTGGTCGGGCTGATCGCGCTGGGGGGCGTTCTCCTGATACCCGTCGTGCGGTTCGCGTACCTGTTCCCCGCCGCGACCTGGTCCACCCGGTCCGTCGCCCCGGTCGCGGCCTGTGCCGTCGTCGTGGCGCTCTGGACCATTGACTGCTTGCCGAACGGGATGGTGCTGCCCATTTACGTTATGATGGCCGGGGCCATCAGTGGGGCCGATCCCGCCGAGTTTGCCGAACCCGACGGGGAGCCGCAGCCGCGTTCGCACTGA
- a CDS encoding DUF1559 family PulG-like putative transporter has protein sequence MVESWSRLIPGGVVAVLFVAWGIAGRAGPDTPAPADPLPVGLRFVPPDAAVFVYADCSALWASASGQAILAAEKPAITELNDNVLKLTGLKTDELKSVVWFVPSLKTPEDIQRFGIIFTASNSIDARTLTAGLQSLLPEGTKVRLLSPEKGVAVALVGLGDEYAKRRPADADGPLAPALKAAGTGKYALVAGTTFTELSEKLLNRLPPEWGGFEALFQARSAWATVALGRSLDLDVRVRTRRAAEAADAEKALGVLVTRLGDGIARVQPAWKKKGEADAEFKALVRVCEVAAESAKNAKVSADGSEAWLTATMPLAGLAPNRAARALRTSITEDGSVRRSANNLKQIGLAMHVYNEVNKSFPPAAVCDKKGKPQLSWRVLILPYIEHEELYKEFKLDEPWDSAHNKKLLAKMPSVYALPGSEPGATETHYRVFVGNGAGFDWITGPKVGDIVDGLANTLMVVTAAKAVPWTKPDELEFDPEQDMTKLVGSVVAGRPQFLRFDGSAHTFEKVPPRVQMHRFITRSEGVPVGPFDGE, from the coding sequence ATGGTCGAGTCGTGGTCTCGCCTGATACCGGGCGGGGTCGTTGCCGTGTTATTCGTCGCGTGGGGTATCGCTGGCCGCGCCGGCCCCGACACACCCGCGCCCGCCGATCCGCTCCCGGTCGGGCTGCGGTTCGTGCCACCCGACGCCGCGGTCTTCGTCTACGCCGACTGCTCCGCGCTCTGGGCCAGCGCGTCCGGCCAGGCGATTCTCGCCGCCGAGAAGCCGGCGATCACCGAACTGAACGACAACGTGTTGAAACTCACCGGCCTCAAAACCGACGAACTGAAGTCGGTCGTGTGGTTCGTTCCCAGCCTGAAAACCCCTGAAGACATTCAACGGTTCGGCATCATCTTCACCGCCAGCAATTCGATCGATGCCCGGACGCTCACGGCCGGGCTGCAGTCGCTATTACCCGAAGGGACGAAGGTCCGGCTGCTGAGTCCCGAAAAGGGGGTCGCGGTGGCGCTGGTCGGACTGGGCGACGAATATGCCAAGCGCCGCCCGGCCGATGCCGACGGGCCACTCGCCCCGGCGCTCAAAGCCGCCGGGACCGGCAAGTACGCCCTCGTCGCCGGGACCACATTCACGGAACTGTCCGAAAAGCTCCTCAACAGGCTCCCGCCGGAATGGGGCGGGTTCGAGGCGCTCTTTCAAGCCCGGTCGGCGTGGGCGACCGTCGCGCTCGGTCGATCGCTCGACCTCGACGTCCGCGTCCGGACCCGGCGCGCGGCCGAGGCGGCGGACGCCGAGAAGGCACTCGGCGTCCTTGTGACCCGACTCGGAGACGGGATCGCCCGGGTGCAACCCGCCTGGAAGAAGAAAGGCGAGGCCGACGCCGAGTTCAAGGCTCTGGTCCGCGTATGCGAAGTCGCGGCCGAGAGCGCCAAAAATGCGAAGGTCAGCGCGGACGGGAGCGAAGCCTGGCTCACCGCGACAATGCCGCTCGCCGGGCTCGCGCCGAACCGGGCCGCCCGCGCCCTCCGGACCAGCATAACGGAGGACGGGAGCGTGCGCCGGTCGGCGAACAACTTGAAACAGATCGGCCTCGCCATGCACGTTTACAACGAGGTCAACAAGTCCTTCCCGCCGGCGGCGGTGTGCGACAAGAAGGGCAAGCCGCAGTTGAGCTGGCGCGTCCTCATCCTGCCGTACATCGAACACGAGGAACTGTACAAGGAGTTCAAGCTGGACGAGCCGTGGGACAGCGCACACAACAAGAAACTGCTCGCCAAAATGCCCAGCGTCTATGCCCTTCCGGGCTCCGAGCCGGGCGCCACGGAGACCCACTACCGCGTGTTCGTCGGCAACGGGGCCGGCTTCGACTGGATTACAGGCCCGAAAGTCGGAGACATTGTGGACGGACTCGCAAACACCTTGATGGTCGTGACCGCAGCAAAGGCCGTCCCGTGGACCAAGCCGGACGAGCTGGAGTTCGATCCCGAGCAGGACATGACGAAATTGGTGGGCTCCGTCGTCGCCGGCCGACCACAGTTCCTCAGGTTCGATGGTTCGGCCCACACCTTTGAGAAAGTGCCCCCGAGAGTGCAAATGCACCGATTCATAACCCGGAGCGAGGGGGTGCCCGTTGGCCCATTCGACGGCGAATGA
- a CDS encoding anti-sigma factor, translating to MTPDRSRDRLEELLATEATQPLTPAEESELDALLAAHPGADADGFELAAAAIHLALAGSPEPLPTALAEKLHRAAAKAAPLAATQTAPPRVARRTDRVAWSGWAVAAVLAWLLLYTNWPKPVQPVPDPTFAQQREVLLRDRSAKTARGEDAKTGISATVVWSTAKQEGFLEVRGLPPNDPTKEQYQLWIADPSQKHPVDGGVFDVQADGSVLVRVRNPIRVKEATGFVITKEVPGGVVVSAGPPLLVLNPKQG from the coding sequence ATGACTCCCGACCGCTCCCGCGACCGGCTCGAAGAATTATTGGCAACGGAAGCGACCCAACCGCTGACCCCGGCCGAAGAGTCCGAGCTGGACGCGCTGCTCGCGGCGCACCCGGGGGCCGACGCAGACGGGTTCGAACTGGCCGCCGCCGCGATTCACCTGGCGCTGGCGGGTTCCCCCGAACCGCTCCCGACCGCACTGGCCGAGAAGCTGCATCGTGCGGCCGCAAAGGCCGCCCCATTGGCGGCCACGCAGACCGCCCCGCCCCGTGTGGCGCGCCGCACGGATCGGGTCGCGTGGTCCGGGTGGGCGGTGGCCGCCGTGCTGGCGTGGCTCCTGCTGTACACCAACTGGCCCAAGCCCGTTCAGCCGGTACCGGACCCGACCTTCGCCCAGCAGCGCGAGGTGCTGCTGCGGGACCGGAGCGCGAAGACCGCACGCGGCGAGGACGCGAAAACGGGCATCTCCGCGACGGTCGTTTGGAGCACCGCTAAGCAAGAGGGCTTCCTGGAGGTCCGCGGCCTGCCGCCGAACGACCCGACGAAGGAGCAGTACCAGCTCTGGATAGCGGACCCGTCGCAGAAACACCCGGTGGACGGGGGCGTGTTCGACGTCCAGGCCGATGGCTCGGTTCTGGTGCGGGTGCGGAATCCGATTCGGGTGAAGGAAGCCACGGGGTTTGTGATCACGAAGGAGGTGCCCGGCGGGGTGGTGGTCAGCGCCGGCCCCCCCCTCCTCGTGTTGAACCCGAAACAGGGCTGA
- a CDS encoding DUF1559 family PulG-like putative transporter encodes MNRSSWSYPVSGWVVAALLSGAVLAQPGGPVAAQPTPVRADAPLPAELRYVPADAALFLHADAHALWTGELAKSFRTANKDLFDRAENAGKAFGGSPKDLKAVALFVPKIKGPGDDERLGIVLTFDKPLDKDKFTTAVKGLFPDDAKVKVLTPSDTLAVVLVGLGVEYAKPQPAGADGPLTAAIRAASSGKHMLVAGATLANLSDELQKDDLPAQLRPLQPILKAEAITATVTLGATLDLAVRVRTKREALAGDAEKALALLVRLIADECDRTISNAEKEAGMKDVVTVFKAGLAATKGAKLSVDGTEARLSASLPLGDLPLAPAYRAVGTRVTAAPSPKSANNLKQIGLAMHAYHDANNSFPAAAICDKKGKPLLSWRVAVLPYLEQADVYEQFKLDEPWDSEHNKKLLANMPSTYALPGSKPGSTETHYRAFVGNGAAFDWAKGHKILDISDGASNTLMVATAAHGVPWTKPDELEFDPQKDMSALITLVGGRAQMVMCDGSIRTLKKLPSKETLNALITKDGNEIIGNDF; translated from the coding sequence GTGAACCGTTCGTCGTGGTCCTACCCCGTGTCGGGTTGGGTGGTCGCCGCACTCCTCTCCGGGGCGGTACTCGCCCAACCGGGCGGTCCGGTTGCGGCCCAGCCCACTCCGGTGCGGGCCGACGCCCCGCTGCCCGCCGAACTCCGGTACGTGCCGGCCGATGCCGCCCTGTTCCTGCACGCCGACGCGCACGCCCTGTGGACCGGCGAACTGGCCAAGTCGTTCCGCACGGCCAACAAGGACCTGTTCGACCGGGCCGAGAACGCCGGCAAGGCGTTCGGCGGGAGCCCCAAGGATCTCAAGGCGGTCGCCCTCTTCGTCCCCAAGATCAAGGGTCCCGGGGACGACGAGCGCCTCGGCATCGTCCTCACCTTCGACAAGCCACTCGACAAGGACAAATTCACCACAGCGGTGAAAGGGTTGTTCCCCGATGACGCCAAGGTGAAAGTGCTGACGCCGTCCGACACGCTCGCGGTGGTGCTGGTGGGTCTGGGTGTCGAGTACGCCAAGCCGCAGCCGGCCGGCGCGGACGGCCCGCTGACTGCCGCCATCCGCGCCGCGTCATCGGGCAAGCACATGCTTGTCGCGGGGGCCACGCTCGCCAACCTGTCAGACGAGTTGCAGAAGGACGACCTGCCCGCTCAGTTGCGCCCGCTCCAGCCGATTCTCAAGGCCGAGGCGATCACCGCTACCGTGACCCTAGGTGCGACGCTCGACCTCGCCGTCCGCGTCAGAACCAAGCGCGAGGCACTCGCCGGTGACGCCGAAAAGGCCCTGGCTCTGCTCGTGAGGTTGATCGCCGACGAATGCGACCGCACGATATCGAACGCGGAGAAGGAAGCCGGGATGAAGGATGTCGTGACGGTGTTCAAGGCCGGGTTGGCCGCCACGAAAGGGGCCAAGTTGAGCGTGGACGGGACCGAGGCGCGGCTCAGTGCATCGCTCCCTCTGGGCGATTTGCCGCTGGCGCCGGCTTACCGTGCCGTCGGCACCCGTGTGACTGCCGCACCGAGCCCGAAATCGGCCAACAACCTGAAACAGATCGGCCTCGCCATGCACGCTTACCACGACGCCAACAACTCGTTCCCCGCGGCGGCCATCTGCGACAAGAAGGGGAAGCCGCTCCTGAGCTGGCGCGTGGCGGTCCTGCCGTACCTCGAGCAGGCCGACGTGTACGAGCAGTTCAAACTCGACGAGCCGTGGGACAGCGAGCACAACAAAAAGCTGCTGGCCAACATGCCGAGCACGTACGCCCTGCCGGGTTCCAAACCGGGTTCCACCGAGACCCATTACCGCGCGTTCGTCGGCAACGGCGCCGCGTTCGACTGGGCCAAGGGCCACAAGATTTTGGACATCTCGGACGGAGCCTCGAACACACTGATGGTGGCGACGGCGGCCCACGGGGTGCCGTGGACCAAGCCAGACGAACTGGAGTTCGACCCCCAGAAGGACATGAGCGCGCTGATCACGTTGGTCGGGGGCCGAGCGCAGATGGTCATGTGCGACGGCTCCATTCGGACACTCAAGAAGTTGCCCTCGAAGGAGACACTCAACGCCCTCATTACGAAAGACGGCAACGAGATTATCGGCAACGATTTCTAA